The genomic window AAGTTAATCAGGAAGCTGAAGATGTCAGTATACTGCAGGTCCGGAATAACGTCCTCTCCCGCTGTTTCCAGACTCGTAAAAAGCACGCCGAGGGCATTATAAAGATCAGATAAATTCACTCTGTCAAGTTTTGCGATATATTGGCTGATCTCCGTGGATTTACACTCTCAGGTTGAATCCAACACTGGTCCCACATAAAAAACTTGTTATTTTGCATTCACTGGCATCTTTTTATTGATGTAACACAGCATATTAATCATAACATTGATCagaatatgaatgaattaaatataaacaattatTGCTAATGCTCATTCAACAACCATAACACTTTGTGCTTTATGATGTGCCGTGTTCACGGACTTGGATAAGGGACAGAAAATGAGGTGTTTcacagcaaagacaaaagtAAACAATAATTGCAATGAATATAAGAGGCAGTTCACTAGAGTTGATGACCCAGCATTCAGGAGCATTTTTTTTGGTCActacagtaaattaaaaatggTAAATTATTTGGTCACTAAAATGCTTGGAGGCCCCAGAGGGACTGGAAACAATAACAGGCTAACCGGTTTTCTGTGGCTGACTGCAATACAGTGACGTACTGTAATTCACTTTTAACCTGTCATTAGGGTGTTTGAAGAGCAGCTCAGTCGGACTTGACCTGAACTGTGTGCATTTGTTAACTGTGACTAACTTCAAAGCTAGCCAACTTGGGAAATTGTCTGACAGTTGCTCATATATTTCACCTGGGCCTTCCGCTCTCTGCCAACTGCTACCACCGTCTTCGTGCTTCTGCCCACAGATTGATGCCATGCGTGAAATATGTCCAACACTTAATGACTTCCACACCTCACAGCTTACTTGTGCTGTCTCTAGTTTTCAAGCTTGCATCTGGAACttgcagtgttgtaatgcaACAGAGTAAACTATGtacactttgttactgtacataGGTACACAATTCACGTGTACTTTactatgttatttatatttctagcaactttttcttttactccactacatttcccataaCTGGCTTTGTTACTCGTGActgccaaataaaatcagtcaGAGAGGAGtcggtaatggtctgtatttatatagcgcttttctagtcttgatgaactgaCACTTGGCCAgaaatttaacccacaaccttccagttgaaagacaactcgccctatcaatcctaactcctcactttttaatacttttacatttGCCTCATAACTCaagtacatttcatatcagaacattacttttgatacttaagtacagtacatgtcatatactttaacacttttacttaagtaatattataaaaagctacttcaacttctaccaaagtcattttctgctaagatacttgtactcaagtatcccttttgggtacaaaacatttttttacattatttgttAATATCCTCATCACGTCCTGAGAGCCAAAGCTGTATGTAGTGCTCGTGATACTgtaataaactaataaacacAATCAATCATTTAATTCAGGTGACAtataatttttatatatatatatatatatatatatatataaatatatatatatatgtatatgtatatatatatatatatatatatatatatatatatatatatatatatatatatatatatatatatatatatatgactgaGTTAAGGAATTAGTTTTCTTGAGTAACCGATTTAACTTTCAAATATTTTTGATAGCCTGGGGCTGAGGGTGCTGTTTTGATTGCGTTCGATTAGAACATGTAATCTTTGATAATATATTTTCTGTTTGGAAATAGACACAATCACATACCTAACAATTATAGTATAGTGCACTTGGCTAACTGCTGTGGTAGCATCTACCAGAGACAACACTTCAGAGGAGGGTCTGGTTCACATTTATCTGTCCATGCGCTGCATAATTAGACCTTTCCTGTTCCCCACCCTACTGCAGCCCTGGTCCCGCCTCTCGTTCAAATCTCAGAGTGTGTCTTCATTATCAACTGCAGGGCAAGATACTTGTAGTTaagcagagataaaaaaaaaaagaagaggtttgtgggaagacagacagagagagagagagagagagaatcataAGTAAAGGTAAGGGGAcagagattgtggaaaagaagagaagagaaaagatcAGTGGTGGAAAAGGTAGATGAGATATGAGAGCAAAGTAGTGGCTTGGGGATCAAAGAGGCATAGATATAAAAACGtgctgcaaaaaagaaaagagcggTCAGAAGAGTGGCCAGCTTCGTCCTACAACCAAGAGAAAGGAATTCACTAAGGATCCACAGGTAAGGCAAATGATAATTGttcgttgtttttttaaggctcAAACACTGGGAGTGTGTGCAGATCTTTTTGTTTggtcctttaaaaaaagaagaagctgaatttaagtaaaaatctcccttttttaaaaaaatttttttattttatgtcccGACATAAAGCACTTATATGTGTAGCCTGCAGTGACGACAATTATGGATTCATCACTGTTGAGTTGATCTGTATCAGTTTTGCACCTTGTCATTGccacacaaaaaataattatgatttGCCATTTGTTGGAATGGAATGTTTTTAGCACGTTTAATTTCTGCGTCACTGCAGTGCTGCGTGACCAAGTACTCAGTACTTATATGAAACAATAATGCAATTATTTTGCCATGTAAATGTGCAGCCCCCACTAATTATATTCATTTAGATTTCAACAAAATGTTGGCGTTCTAGAAATGTGTTAATCTAAATTAATTTCTGTACAATTGTACTGTTCTAAAACAATTGTAAAatagtaaatgtgtttgtatagaGACTGTGAAACCAGTAAATGAAAGCAAAGTTTCTTTTATGTTGCTCTGGATTATCAAATAGCAAAGAACAGAATCCTGTTAACGAGAACGCTGCACAAAGTCCTCTGCCATCTGAGTCATGGAATACaaagttaatgaaaataatgcaaGCATAAGATTTATGTACAGGCTTGGCTATAATTCAGTTTCCGACAATGTGCCGACACTATTTCAAAAAAATTTGAACTTTCTTTAAAACTCtaataataacttaaaaatGTTGTATGTGATATGTTGTAGACAATCTATATTTATGCcaaaaaatgtacttgtatTGGTTTACATCAGGCTGAGAAACAATAACATTCTTATTTTCTGAGCAGTGAagaaaactaatgaaaaaaacaacaacctttaaGCCAAAAGGTGCAGGATATGTTGAGAATAAATTGGCAACAACATTAGAGCAGCTGCAGTTGATATACCTGAAACAACAAATCCTCTGAAATAAGtcatgatttaattatttatttcgtTTCTATGAGTTACATATCTAATTTTTGATAAAATTttgaaattactgtaatttcTGCAAAAGCATTTGTAATTTAGGCAAATTAGGTCAAAGTTGTTTCCATCAATGTGATTTAAatacaataatgacaatataacatttcaataaaaatatgCAGCAATacatacagaataaaaaatcttcatttgattttgtatatcttaaaaaaatgtcattatataaagggacattttgagttttgCCAGGTCACGACGTAATTATTGTCAGgttgacaacaataataataaacgtaAAATATGTCTGAACATCTGCCTCTTAAAGACAGGATGGTAAAAGACCAGATGTTTCAGGTTTGTTTATGATATCACAGAAAATGAACAGACTCAAACTCAACTCCTGTTAAACTGGACCAAttctttcaaataaatacagtgatTAGGCAACGTGACGGTTTCGTAAACACTGTTTTCACATTTGCAGCGAGAAGAGGTAGCAGTGCCAAAGATATTCTCAGTTCACAGCCAAAGAAAACCAGCTGAAAATGTGAATAAgtttatatttttacaaaagTCACTTTAGTGTTCCTCAGAGATGTGCCCTAAATAACCAAGCCAAAAAACATAGTGAGATTTAACACTAACACATTAGccttttgtattcattttttaacttAAATCTCCTCAACctgaacatatatatttatacatgtatacatatgtatgtatgtatgtatgtgtatgtatgtatgtatgtatatatatatatatatatatatatatatgtatgtgtatatacatatatgggtgtgtgtgttgttttaaatcagatGACATCAGataaaatcagattaaagtAAAAAGGGTTAAAGTCATGTCCAGTCAGGTCACAATGTTTTCATAACGCATGTTCAACACGCTTCACCAAATTGCTGTACATGCCGTAATTACGTCAGTAAAACAGCacagacataaaacaacaacagcagcagacgaTAAGAATACGGTTTTATATTGCACCACTGACtatacacaacacaataaaacacacaaaacccaGGAATCTGaatgctgaggaggaggagtaggatTTTAAAGGTGATGCAAAAGTCTAAACATTTACTGTGCCAGGACAGACTATTCCAAAGCCGAGTGTTGTTtgaaacacatttactgtacagttcATTCTCAGTTCTATTCACACCAAGacttttccagcagcagcagcaggcagatgTTTTCTCAAGACACTAAACACAAATCCCCGTTGTTGAGAAATTCTTATTCAGTCATCTTTAAGTGAATATGTTTGGAACTATCTTTAAACATATAGATAATGACTATCAATGTCAAAGTAATTACTAGTTAAACTAGTCCTCATAAAAAAGAAGTgtgcccgcacacacacacacacgcaggctgTCGCAGCTTTGCACACTGAATTTACAAACTTAACAAtccattatccctaaccttaaccataataaATCTTGGCCTTGAACTtaactagttcctcagaaatgaggttgtgcttcattgggaccaggtttgggtctccctgaggactactggtcctaacaaggtcagtgtttatgccagaaaggaggcaataaatacaagtatgTGAACACAAACTCTCTATCCCAAGGTGAAGAGAGTCTCGGCCGTGCTGTCAGGGCttgtaataaaacaaacctGTGCGGCCAAGTGACTGCAAACAGTTAAGATCAAAACCCTAGTGcgtttattgttattgttcatttCTGTGGTGATGAAAGCTCTGATGTCAGTTCCCAAGACACAGGACATTTTGAGTGAAATTAAAACCATTAAAGTTCACAGAGATGTGGAGGATATGCGATAAAGAAATACTGTGACATGTGAACAGACACGCACAAAAAGCCATGGGCTTAGTTAAGGGAGTATGTAGGCTGTTCATTCTTACCTGCATGTGCAAGAgagacttctttttttacataaaaccCCATGAAGTTGAATTTCATTTTCAGTAAATTTTCCAACTTGAGGACTATTTAATTAGTTGAAAGCAGTACAACTTATTTGAATATTCTGCTGCCAAGGTAAGTATTCACATACTCTCTTCATTTTAATCTAATACAAGTGCATTTAATCTAATCCGATAAGCACTGCTTAAATCCATCCGCAATCCCTATCCCTCTCCAAACTGGattaaaaataattcattttcaaataactAGGTGACTTTATATAACTTCACTATTTCACAACACTGTTGGttagagaggaaaataaaagaaagtctCTCCTACAATGAATGTAATGGTTGATTCTGGTACACAGCATCGATCCATCAGTCATCCATCAGTCATCCGTTCATCTATCCATGAATGCAAATTTGGCTTAAGCATGTAACAGTAAAGTCAACACGCTAAAGTCCATATCTATTTAACCAAAACAAATAATCCGCAGTAAAAAAGACATGGATTAGTGAGGATAAGCATGTggcatgaatgagtgaatttgtgtgggtttttattgtgttatttatttgtcatactCGGGTCAAAGAAGTGGTTCAAACTGCTTCTGGCTTACACTGATAAAGACTTTTATCTCCACACATGTATCAAACAGCAAAGCTGGGGTGAAGGAAATGTAGCACTGACCCTTGTCTTTGTTTCCCTTAATTTAACGCATTACAACTTTGGTCATCTCGTGTCAGTTGCTTGGTAACGATGGGCGGGACAGAAGTACAACCGTATACGActctgtttttttcacatgcttttttcttgtttctcaaGTGTTTTtagatgctgcatgtgaacggCTCCTaaaccagacacaaacacagataaagaCTAACCCAAGATGTGCTCTGGACACTGTCACATTGTCAGAGAAAACATTTGCTCCAGGTTTGGTAGATATGCAGTGAATGCAGCAAAAGCTGATGGTCtttgtctttgattttcttttcactgACGTTACCTCGCATGCATggtgttattataataacagtACTACAGCTACTTTCTTAGCTGTAGTACTTATTGTCATTTTGACGGTGTAACAAAGCAGAATTGGTGCTTACATGTAATTACACAGAAATCCAAGGATGTAGAAACATTACACCCTCAGTTTTTACATGCATATACTAATAAGTGATAATCAATGATGTGCAGAAGGATTTCCTGGACTGCAAGGGAAAATTGTATCTTGAAATGATGGGTTAAAGCAGACAGCTTAGATCTGAGTGAAATACTAGAGTTTTCATCGTATGTATTGTCCTGAaaaatcaatcatcaatcatggACAAAGCTCACAATGTGCATTGGGAGGGGAAACTGACTCACGTGGTCaagtttgacaaaaaatgtACTCAACCAAAGATTTCGGAAAAGCTTCATGTTGGTTAGAAAGATGTCAGAACATGCTGTAAATTGCAGTTTCAGTCTACAAGGACACTGGACCCCAGCATAGTTAAGGACATCATTAATCTTATCAGCATTGGTGGAGTTGAGCATTATTTCAGTTAGCCCATGAGTTGTAATACTCTTAgttgtgtccacacacacacacacacacacacacacacacacacacaaatagaaacacacatgcacaggccAGAGTATCTTGGAAATTCCTTTACTTGTTGGGCATTGAACCAGGCCTCTCTGGCTCTGCATGTCCAACCCGTCCATGTGTCTCTGGTAACTCATATATTGTTACCTCGTGGTCTTAACCATCCTGTGTGCAGCTCCGCCCTGCTCATCACACACCtgctgaacacaacacacattatctcaaggcagaAACCTTACAATATTTTAGAGAGAGGAGAACAGAAGCAAAACACTTCACATAATGAAATCTCATCTGCCttgactggttggggtgaaaggaagaATGGGGgccagaggagaggtggggaaCAAATGGcggcagagagaaaagaaaagacatatGGCGAGAGAGATCTCCTCCCTGCAAACAACTGTGCTAAAACAGCTTAAAACAAAGTGTGGTGCTGTGTGTCCTTCAGTCGCTGGGCTTTGGGCGAGTAGTCCAGTAATTAACAGCTGCTTGCCTTGATCTCATTAGAgtggaaaacatgcaaattagTCCCAAACATAAGTATAAAATAGCAAATTCCTAAAATGACACATacaaattgtaaaaacatggcacacTCTAATACACCAacatgaaaaaaggaaatggcAATAAAAGAAAGAGTAAACAAGGATAAAAACAACTAGTTCAAAACAAGATCTGCTATCTGTCTGCAGGCATCTATAGTACTGGAGTGAGAGTTGAGTGCAGCAGTAACATCGTCAGGCAACCGTCATGAAAAGTCCAACACAATGGCAACAAGAAATGGGAAACATCATGTTAGAAACATCAGGGACCAGTTATCTCTTTCAGCAAGAGACCACCTGGGATGTATTAATTGAATGGCAACACATTGGAACGATTCAAAAAGCAACAGACGTCGGATACCTCAGGCAGTGACTGACTGTGTACCTATTTCCGGAATTCCAGGAAGACAAATAGATGACATAAGGTGTGAGCGTGCAGACATGCAGGCGACTCACACAGTCCTGAACATGAAGACATTCTGTGTCAGGGACACACAAAAATGAGACATACTGTAACTTTAAGGAGATTCTCACGAGGGAATTTAAGGGGCCCTTGCATCGCTGGACCCTGTACAGTTGtcttttgctgcttttccactacatggtccggGCATGACTCAACTCGCCTTGGCACAGTATAGcagatttgttttgcttttccattagcgatagtacctggtactttatGTGTAGttgtcagagtgccgtcactggaagaggcaCGAGCAAGACGTCCACCACAAGAaccaaaccgaacaatgccgaactgtagatcaattaaatagaaaaatcctgaaaacttgtGTTAACTTGCGTCATGTTAATCTCCAATaagaaacaaggaaatgtctaaaattgtaatattttacagaggagtctggtgcatttagcgacagcactgttGACAGCCTGTGATCACGAGCAtcgagctgcatcacaaatccctgcctctgtgtttcagttcagtcacTGTGTCAGtcgagtctgtgctccagtactgaacgattctgtgaacaaatctttttaattaactgattataatgattcagtacactgaaaacaactgctttacaagtcactattcactcatttgtgtgtggaaaagtgccatttgcCTACAATAGGGCAACACTCCTCAGGTTCACAAAAATAATTGAGAACTGGGTTGTCACACAACTTATTGGTAtattgtcaaataaaaacaatttacacTTTGATGCATGCTGAATCAGCTGCACTTGTGTAAATTAAGCCTTATAATGGTGAAATTGTCAGCATGCATGATAGAAGTTGAGCAATGGTGACACTGTGAATGTTTTACTTTCAAAGTTTTGTAATGTACAATatattaaacactttaaaaaaaatgcctaAACAAAGATATTGTTACTTTTGTTTCAGATAAAGATGCATGTCTTCTTGCTGCTTGGCTGCTTTGTCCTCACCACGACAGAGTACTTTCTTTGCTCTGCCCACATGATCCCAGATGAGATACTCTCCAACAACAAGGTTGTTGTATCTAACGTATCCAACACTCTGTCTCAAAGCCAACAGATACACTCACCTCCTGTCGTTATTGTTGGTAAGATGCTTTtgctgttttgtcatttttgccaAATGATGCTGCTGTTATCACATTTGCACATTATCAAATATGATAATGTGTAATTTGTGCAGAGGTATCTTTATtctcttttgtttgctttcagaGTTGCCCAAAACAGCGAGGAAGagcagaaaaggaaagaaacaaaaaaaggtggGCACACAATAGGGGTTTGACAGCATGTAACAGTTAAATCAGAAGTTGAGGTTGGAGTATTAGTATACTATGTTaagaaaagattaaaaagtaaataaacatgtttgtttgtgaggtAAGCTTTCTCATGGTTTTGGCTATATTGACAATTAAGATAAAGTGCTTTCATGCAGTAGATTTAGGGAAACTTTGCCTGTTTCATACActgtttttaatcttaaaaataatttgttaaCCATATAGTCCCATTTAGATCAAGGATCATTCCCTTATTAATGACTCCAGGACTCCAAAGTCTTCGCCAGAGACACAACTGCTTCAGGGTTATTAAGTTTTTTGAATTGGATCGgttataaaatgtacttttcttGTGTCAGGTGAAAAATCAAAGAcacctgcaaaacacaaaatataactAAACACTCTAGATAAAAATGTACTCGGTACTTAAGATGACAAAACAGAGGCAGGTGAGGTGTTCACTTGCTTTCTTTAAAGAAGAAAATTGAAATCTAAGCAGCAAAAACCAACTGAACTTAGAAATAAGCAAAGTAAACTAAACACAAATTGGATATAGAATAAAGCCAAAATGTTCATGACTCATGAGAAGTGGGAACAGGTGTACAAATAGATGGGGCAGATAGGAGAATGGGAAGGACTCCGAGAAATAAAATGGAGCTCAGCTGCAGTCGGAAAGTTTACTTTGAAGAAAAGCAGGTTATGTTGCATTTAATGAAAGTCTTAGTTTGCTTGCTCTGGTATGGTATTGATACtattttcactgtgtgtttgttttgaatgtcaAGGCTGTCAGGCTTTTACATTTGCACCAGTCTGCTTTCGGTTAAACAAAGTTACATAACatagcttttatccaaagcgacttataaGGGAATTGAGTAAAACCTGCacggggtggagttgaacttgcgaccatgaagtctttgcacacagggtcttaaccactgagccactccaccccaacaCCCCATAAATTGAGCGTAACTAAACATGTTGTCCAAGTTAAGACACTTTTGTTGGCTTAAGTCATATGACAGCTCGTTTGTATCTAAAAGTTGtagtacctttttttttaccactatGATCACATGTATTgttccctcttctttttctttcagaaaAAATATGGTGCAaagctccctcctcctcctcctactgcTCCTGCTAACTGCACTCCCTTGTGGGGAAGCTGCAAATCTCCGAGCAATGTATGCTGTGACATCTGTGCCTTCTGCCAGTGTCGCCTCTTCAgaactgtgtgtttctgtcgaATGGGCAACCCACACTGCTGAGCGGCCGTCTGCAGCCTGACCCGACAAAACTTCATGCTGGCTTCAAAATTGCTTCTTGGTTTGGTTCTCGGTTTTTAATGCTGCCCTAAATCTACTGCATGAAAGCACTTTATCAAATAGGACTGCACCATAGTGAAGTGCCTTAAATCTTCCAGGGTATAATGCTTGTACTGTAGCACTGCcatgaaacctttttttaaattcatgtttttaagcTTTTAACGTGCATACACAGAATAATACTGTATGCTCAAGCTATTTTctattgctttatttttttatatatcattatatatcaTTTCAATGAGTAGCcaatattttaataaagttCTGTACCGTGTTTTCATATTCACTGTTGAAATTCCTTTTTGAAACCTAACAGGGAATGAAGTTCACTTGTGTGGGACTGTGTAATATTTGAGGAGTTAAGGTTGCCCAAGATAAGTTGAGTGAATTTTACTATTGTTCAGAGTAGACAACGTTTGCTTCTCTTGCTTTTTGAGACCCTGACTGTCTTACTATTCATGTACTAATGGATCTGGGATGTGGACATCTGTGAAAAAACAAGTTACGTGGCCAGTAATTAATAAGGCTTGCGAATGAGATGTACAAAAGCATTTCATACCCTGCctttttgccccatgtcagcagtagaagatggatggatgccaTATTCATTCAATCCCATCCAGCTCCTGTTCCATCCATTCCATTCCTCCATGTGTGCAGGCCAGACAAAGCAGAAAACCTTCCTCAGCTCCACCCTTCCattcaaatatgttttctgttttgttttttttagttttaaacttCAAAACGGGCGATTTAACGGTGGTTGGCCAGTGGCCCCACCATGTGGCCATTGGGGCCATAATCAGGGCTAATGGTAATTATcaggtttttatgttttgctgtcagtaaaaaaaatagctCTTTATTTTGACTGCTAAGCTGATCTAGATCAGGGACATTGCTTTCTAAGTCTTTGGTCAAATGTGTTcatgaggagggagagggatgCTAACGGCAGCAAGCGACGGGAACATGTTAAGATAAGAAGGTGGAGCAAGTTTAATAATGCAGAGAGAAATGCAAATAGAAAGTAGAAATAgtattactatactatattCAGAAGTCAgtggtgattttgttttgaaggCTTTTTTGTCCCAAGTGCTCAGaaatgtgcttctttttttaaagaaaaaagcacaGAGGATTGCCACAAACACTCTGCCTTTTTTCTCCAGCCTCCTCCCACAGCACATCCTCACTACTTGCGTACAGTATATAATGCCAGGGGATGCTAGTTGACATCATTTATGGTTATTTGGTTATCTGTTAACTCTGGGAACTTTAAGACATAC from Solea senegalensis isolate Sse05_10M linkage group LG4, IFAPA_SoseM_1, whole genome shotgun sequence includes these protein-coding regions:
- the asip1 gene encoding agouti signaling protein 1, producing MHVFLLLGCFVLTTTEYFLCSAHMIPDEILSNNKVVVSNVSNTLSQSQQIHSPPVVIVELPKTARKSRKGKKQKKKKYGAKLPPPPPTAPANCTPLWGSCKSPSNVCCDICAFCQCRLFRTVCFCRMGNPHC